The Chamaesiphon minutus PCC 6605 DNA window AATTAACGGCGAATTGGTATTTCAAGACTGGCTTACATACGGTGCTATATTTGTTGATGTTGGCAGTACCGTTGAGTGGTTATTGGCTATCTAATGCTTACCAAGCCAATAATGTTAATTTATTTGGAATTCCGATGCCCGATCTATTTCCGGTAGATTCGGAGGGGGCATCTCAAGCTAGTGCGGCGCACAGTCGCTCGTCCAAAATTTTTGCGATGCTGATTGTCGTTCACTCGATCGCGCAGTACAGAGTAGTCATCGCAAACTGGCGCAGATTTTCGGCGTGGTTAGTTAGAATAAAGAGTAAAGAGTAGCCATGTCGTTCGTACAGTTGAGAATTTGGACGCGAACGAGCAGAGATTGCTACTACTAAACTTTTGAGGCAATCGTGATGTCTAATTTGACTAGTATTGAATCTCCAGTTGTCGCGGATACCACGTCTACATACCAATGGAACTGGCAAGGACAGCCGTTAAGCGTTGCTTATGAAACTGCTGGTGCAGGAGCACCCATTTTACTTTTACCTGCTTTTAGCACAGTTTCTAGTCGGACGGAGATGTCTGGCTTAGCGGCGCGGTTAAAGTCGCAGTTTCAGGTGACAACGGTGGATTTCCCAGGGTTTGGGGACTCTAGTCGTCCGCGTGTAGATTATGCGCCGCCGCTGTATCGTCAGTTTTTGGCGGACTTCGTGCGGGATATGTTTGCGGTTCCGGCAACGATTATTGCTGCGGGACATGCGGCAGGATATGCATTAAATCTTGCTGCTACGGTGCCAAATGGTGTTGCGAAGCTAGTGTTGGTGGCTCCGACGTGGCGGGGGCCGTTGCCGACGATGGCGCGGGGTCAAAAGCCTTGGTTAAAGGGGGTGCGGGATTTAATTCGCACGCCGATTCTGGGTCAATTTTTGTATCGATTAAATACGACGCCGAGCTTTTTGGCGTTTATGTATCGGCGGCATGTCTATAGCGATGCGAGTAAGTTGACGCCAGATCTACTGGCACAAAAGCGCGAACTCACTCAACAGTCAGGGGCTAGATATGGTGCGGGGGCGTTTGTGACTGGGGGTCTCGATCCTTATTTCGATCGGTTTGAGGCGATGGCTCATCTTCAGTCTTTAACGATACCCGTGTTGGTGGCGATCGGGGAAGGTAGTCCACCTAAGTCTAAGGCGGAAATGTTGGCTTTGGCGGCGGTGCGTAATGTTGTCAGTCATACTTTGCCAGGTACTTTGGGGATGCATGAGGAGTATCCAGGGGAGTTGTATGGGGTGATTTTGCCGTTTTTGAGTGGCGGGTAGTCTTGATACTTACTCGCTTGTGGGTCGTGGGGATCTCTGGTGCTAGAGAACCCGGATCTGGGGGTGCCGACCCCCAGACCCCCCGTTGAGGTGCGGGACGCGTCTTGACCGAAACGCACGCTGAGGAGACCTCAGCGCGATTTCGGTCGCCTCCCCTCAAGCTCCCCTGCGTATGTAGGTTGTTGGTGCTAAATGCGGTATGGGGTCGGTTCGGACTTGGTGGTTACGGGGTAGGGTTCGATCTGTACTCTGCTATCGATCTGCACCAAGCCCTCCCCTACACGTAGATCTGCAAAAGACAGCACAGGGAAATCATCATCTTTCCCTCTTACCCATCTACCTATCCACCCCTGTTACTTCT harbors:
- a CDS encoding cytochrome b, with translation MSATAPKPRLNNIFKQLMSIHWWMAGLYVFLLSGGTIFERLQGDGGGRELLLAAHKSVGVLVLLLLGWRGYLLVRVWGRKYAKHLPKLTANWYFKTGLHTVLYLLMLAVPLSGYWLSNAYQANNVNLFGIPMPDLFPVDSEGASQASAAHSRSSKIFAMLIVVHSIAQYRVVIANWRRFSAWLVRIKSKE
- a CDS encoding alpha/beta fold hydrolase → MSNLTSIESPVVADTTSTYQWNWQGQPLSVAYETAGAGAPILLLPAFSTVSSRTEMSGLAARLKSQFQVTTVDFPGFGDSSRPRVDYAPPLYRQFLADFVRDMFAVPATIIAAGHAAGYALNLAATVPNGVAKLVLVAPTWRGPLPTMARGQKPWLKGVRDLIRTPILGQFLYRLNTTPSFLAFMYRRHVYSDASKLTPDLLAQKRELTQQSGARYGAGAFVTGGLDPYFDRFEAMAHLQSLTIPVLVAIGEGSPPKSKAEMLALAAVRNVVSHTLPGTLGMHEEYPGELYGVILPFLSGG